The Neoasaia chiangmaiensis sequence ATCGGCTATTTTCATGTCGGGGAGAGCCATCGCGGCTATCTGGGCACCGGCACGGTGAACTGGGGCGAGATTTTTCGCGCTCTCCGGCGGATCGATTACCGGGGACCGATAGCCTTCGAGTCCTTTTCCTCCGCCGTCGTGGATGCCAATCTTTCCAATACGTTGGGCGTATGGCGCAATCTCTGGAGCGAAGGAGAAAATCTGGCGCGGCACGCACGCGGCTTCATTGCCGCGCAAATGGAGGCGGCCGCACGCGCGGAAGTGAACTGAAGTGCTACCAGATCAGGCCGGGGAGGACGAAATCCGGCCTGACACCATAGCGTTCATATAATCCGGCACGCTCCCCATCCGTTATCGTGTCGAGTATGCCGGTACGCACCAGGGCACTATCGGCGCCGAAATTGCGCGCGCCCGCGATATCGTGCTCGATGCTGTCGCCGACGCAAAGAACACGGTCCGGTCGCACATCTGCGCGCCGTGCGGCGTAGTCATACATGGCCGGATAAGGTTTGCCGATCCACAATACCTTACCACCGAGATCCTGGTAGATTTCCGCGATCCGTCCGGCACCGAAGGCCGTTCCGCCTGCCGTCAGCATGTGCTTGTCCGGATTGGTGCACACGGCGTTGACCGCCCGCTCGGCAAGAGGGGCGAGAATGGCGGCGTAGTCCGCCTCCGTCATCGTGCCGCCCCGGCTGCCGGCAATCAGGAGCAGTTCGGCGCGCGCAGGATCGGCTTCCGGAAGAAGACCCAGCGCGTCGCAGAAACCCGGATGACCGCTGCCACTGTCGATGATGAAGCAGTGCGTTCCCGGTGCAGCGGCAAATCGTTTCTCCTGCGCCAGAGCCAGTGCCGTATCGCCGGAGGTGATGAACAGGTCGTATAGCGTTTCCGGCACGCCGATGGCTGCCAGTCGCCGTGCGTTGAACGCGCCCGATTGCCCGGAATTGCTGAGCAGCACGATCTGGCGACCGGCTGCCTTCAATTTCGTCAGGGTCTCGACAACACTTGGATACAGCACTTTCCCATTATGCAGCACGCCGTACTGATCGAGGAAAAAGCTGTCGTAACGGTGTGCGATCCCGGCAAGGCCTGAAATGTCGGTGACGGTCATCGGGTGCTTCCATTCGCTGCGACGGGATCGTGTGCGCGTGTTTCGATGGTGCGGTCAGCCTGGCGCAGGGCCAGACCGGCGACGCCCACGCAGGCATCCGCCGACCGGCTTGGCAGAAAAGGAACGTTCAGGCGCTGCTGTCTTATGGCGGTCCATGCATGATTGGTGGCCCCGCCGCCCACGCTGCGCAGCGAGCGCAATGGGGTGGCGCCGAGGTCGCCGAGGCGTGCGTAACCGGCTGCCTCGATGGTGGCGATGCCTTCGAGAACGCCCTGAAAAAACAGGGCATCGTCGGTTGGGCGTGGTTCAAGACGCGGCGGGAGGGCGGGGTCGCTGATCGGGAAGCGTTCGCCGGGGTGCAGGAGAGGATAGTAATCCAGACCGGAAGGTCGATCGGGATGCAGTGCCGCGCTCAATGCCGCCAGCCTGTCCGCGCCGAACAGGCCAAGAAGAACCTCACCGCCGGTATTGGATGCGCCGCCTACCAGATAATGGTCGTCGATACGATGGCTATAAATGCCGTATTGCGGCGCATCGACACGCACGGCGGAGAGAAGTTTGACGACCAGGGTCGATCCGAGGGCCGTAACAGCGTCTCCCGGCTGGTCCGCGCCGGTGGCGAGGAAAGACGCGCAGCCGTCCGTCGTGCCGGCATGAACCCGTGCTGTGCGTGGTAGTCCGAGCGCCACGCCGTCGTCACCGACGAACCCGAGCGGCGCGCCCGGCGCATGAATGCGCGGCAACAGGCGCCGGTCGAGACCCAGCCTTTCGATCCAGTCCGGCCAGCAAAGACGATCGGGGTCTCCGCCGGTTTTCAGCGCATTGTTTGCGTCCGTCGCATCGAACACGCCGCGCAGACGACCGGCGATCCAGTCGGCCTGATGCAGGATCGTCGCCACATCTGCGCCGCGTGCCAGGACAATCGCGCGGCCGAGTGGCGATGATGCGCCGCGCGCCGCGCTTTCAGGCGGTGCGATCTCGTCCAGACGGGTGTGCAGTGCCGGATCGTGGACGACATCGCGATACATCGACGGCGCGCCGAGCGGCTGGCCGTTCGCATCGACCGCCAGCATCGTGCCGGAGGTGCCGTCGACGCCGATTGAAGCGATATCGTGCAGGGAGATCGTCTTGCGCAAGGCCGCAATCGCTTCGCCCACCAGTTGCCACCACGTTGCCGGATCCGTGGCGGCAAGGGCGTCCACGAAGCGGCGACCGGCCATGCCGACCGGATTACCGTTCCGGTCGATGGCGGCGACGCGCACACCGGATGTGCCGATATCGATGCCGAGCGCCACGGCATGCCACGGATCAGGCATGTGTCGCCGCCTTGTGGAGGGATTGGCGGTAGGTTTCGGCCTCCCAATGGGTCAGGGCATAAATTTCGTCGGCCGTCAGCCGTCGTAACGGATCGGATATGTCCAGACGCCGCGCGACATCCGCCAGGCAGCGCGCCATGACGTCTGTCCCCGCATCCGACGCCGCTCCGCGCACCAGCACCCCGCAGCCCGGCACGATCACGAGCATCGGCGCATCCGCTGCCTGGGCATCGAGCGATTGTCCCGCTTGCAGGACACCGATGCGATCGCCGAGGAAGATGACCTGATCGGGATACATCGGCGCGCCCTGCGCCACGGCCTGCGTTTTGGGATCGGTGCCGGTAGCGTGGGCATGCGGATCGCTCGGCAGGCGGTATCCCGACGCTGCCGCCAGTTCCTCGAGGCGGGCAAGATCGGCTTGGGGTGCCGGTCGTGGTGTTATGGCAAGTGCCGCGCATACCATGTTCAGCCGCGTCTCTACTTCAGCCACCGTATCGCCCGAGACGATCAGGCCGTGATTGGCCAGGATATGAACATTGGCATCAGGAACCGCGGATTGTGCGGTTTCGATGGCGCGGGCCAGGGGCACGCCGGGACGATGATAAGCGACGAATGCCCATGCCACGCCTGCCAGCGGGTCCAGCAAGGCCTTCAGGCGCTCGCGTGCATCCTTGCGAACAGCATGAGCGATTGTCTCCACGCAATGGATATGCACCACCACGCGGTAGGGAATGACGGCATGCACGGCCGTTTCGATCGACGGCCGAAGCGTCACGCCCGATGGGAGCCCGTCGGGTTGCGATAAAATGAAGGCCTTGGCTGTTTCGGCCTCCGGCTCACGTCGATGATAAGCGGCGATCAGGGGCGGCAAGGCCACGCGGATCATGATGGAGCGATCCTGCGCCTGCGCCAGCCATGTGCCGGAGGCCTTGATCCACATCGAGTCGCCATCCTTGATCGACGTGTTGCCCCCCGCGCCCTGGGTTCGCAACGGGTTGGCGCCGAGCCGCGCGGAGAGGCTCATCAGCGCGGCGAGCTGATCCGGCTCCGTTTCACGGGCGATATCGTGCGCCTCGGTAAATGGCAGGATCGACATGCGTGACCTCCTTCATGAATAATCGTCATATGACGGAAATTATTCGGGCTCTCAACGATATTCGCATGGATCACGATGTATGTGATCGTGGACGATCATATTATGCTTGACGACGATCAAAGCGGACGTCAGAACCAAACATGACAAAAAGGAAAGGATCGATTGTCCGTGACAGAGGCCGAACGCCACCAGCAGATTGTTTCCATGCTCGAAACGCGCCCGTTTGCAACGGTGCGTGAGTTGATCGACGCACTTTCGGTATCCCCCGCGACGGTTCGGCGTGACATTGAGAAACTTCATGACGCCGGTGAGGCGCGGAAGGTCTTCGGCGGCGTGGCGTCCATTTCTCATGCGGCCCGCGCGCATGCCTTGCCCTTCGAGCAGAGCAGCGATCTCGCCGTCGATGCCAAGCGCGCCATCGCGGCGCGCGCCGAAATGCTATGCCGCGACGGGGACATGATCATGATCGGCGGCGGATCGACCTGCCACCAGCTGGGCCTGCGCCTCGCCGCGCGCCCCTTGTCGATCTACACCAATTCCATGCCTTTGGCGGCGGCGCTGGGAACGTATGGTGCGTGCCAGATCACGCTGGCCGGGGGCACCCTGCATCGTGAACCCGGCATTTTGCATGATGCCCATATCCCGGCACCTGACTTCTTTGCGTCGCGCCTGTTTCTCGGCGCGCAGGGCGTCGGCGCCGAGGGCGTGATGGAATCGCATCCGCTGTTGCCGAAAGCGACGCGGCCGATGCTCGAACGGGCGGATGACGTGATCGTGCTGGCCGACAGCCGGAAACTGTCGGTTCGCGCGCGCTTCGTGAACTGTCCTATCGAACGCATTTCAACCCTTATCACGGACGATGCCGTAGCGGAGGAAGACGTGCGCATACTTGAGGACGCTGGCGTGGAGGTGCTGATCGCCTCCGCGTCCGGCGAGAAAACATGACACGCGCCGTCGCCGCTGAAGAAGGTTCTCCCGCGAATATCCGTCGCAATCTGGCGGTGTTCGATTTCGGGAAAACCAACGCCAAGATGCTGGTATTCAATGCCGATGGCGCAATTCTTCGGGAACGGCGAACGCATGCGACATGGCCGGTCGATGACGGCCTGCGCGTGCTGGATGATGTCGCACTTCTGCGGTGGATGCAGGAGATGCTGGTCGAGGCGGTAATCGCCTTCGATATTTGCGGCGTGATGATTACGACGCATGGCTGCACTTTCGCCATGCTGGGCGAGACCGAACTTGCCGTGCCGATCCTCGATTATGAGGAACCGGTCCCAGCCGATATCGAGGCGGCATTCGATGCCATCCGACCGCCATTTTCGGAAACGGCCACACCTGCGATGGACCGGGGTTTCGCTTTCGGCAAACATATCGTCTGGCGTGAAATGCGCGATCCCGGACTGGCCGCGCGGACGCGCGATATTGTCGCCTACCCGCAATTCTGGGTCTGGCGGCTTTGCGGCGCGCGCGTTTCGGAGATTTCTTCCCTCGGTTGCCACACGCATTTGTGGTCGCCGGCACGTAACGATTTTTCATCACTCGTCGATCGGCGTGGATGGCGTGGGAAAATGCCGCCGTTCCAGCCCGCGGGCGCGATTGTCGGGCAAATGGCGATTCCGATCGACGGCCAGGCGCCCGCGACGATCAACGTCCATAACGGCGTGCACGACAGCAATGCCGCCCTGTATCATTATCGCCAGATCGTTCGCGGTCGCATGACGCTGGTTTCGACCGGCACGTGGGTCATCGTCATGAATCCCGTGTGTCCCCTGACGGCCCTGCAGCCCGAACGCGACATGCTGGCCAATGTATCCGTCGGGCGGGACCCAGTGCCAACCGCGCGCTTCATGGGCGGACGGGAGTTCGACATCATTCGGGCGGATCACCCTGTGACCATCGAACCCGCCGATATCGCGGCGGTAATCGGCGCGCAGATATACGCCGTGCCGTCTTTTGCGAGTGGCGGCCCGTTTCCCCATCAGGAAGGAGCGTTCGTCGATGCGGCGGGGCAGCCATGCGCCGTGCCGGATGCGCTGAGAACGGCGCTGGCGGCTGTCTATGTCGCGGCGATGATCGATTTCAGTCTGGATCTGCTGCAAAGTACGGATGCCGTCGTGCTTGACGGGGGGCTGGCAAAAGTATCGGTCATCCCCGCCTTACTGGCCGCGTTGCGGCCTCAACAGGACATCCTGCTGGGCGCCAATACCGAGGGCACGGCCTGCGGTGCGGCGGCGCTTGCCTATGCCACATATGGCGTCATGCCCTTCCAGCAGGAAAAGCCAGCACGGGTCCCGCCATTCGATCCCGCGGGCTGGCGCGACTACGTGCAGCGATGGCGCTCCCTTTCGCAAGTTCACCAACCCAACGACAATCATGCAGCCGCCCATCCGGCGCCAGTTGGAGACAGTCACGATGCGTCAAAAATCAAAACTGCCCCCGTTATTCCGGCGTAAATTACGGAAGCGATTTGTTCTGGGTGCCCTGACCGCCACCATGGGGCTCGCCGGGCTTGCCCACGCTGCCGATGATTCATCGGTTCATAAAATCGGCATCACGGTCGGGAGCATGGGCAATCCATTTTTTCTCGCGACCATCAGGGGCATCACGCAGCAGGCGTCGAGCCAGGCGCCGAATGCGTCAGTCCAGAGTGTCTCGGCTGACTACGATATTGGCAAACAGGCATCTCAGGTCGATTCATTCATCGCCGCCGGTGTGGATCTCGTGATGTTCAATGCCGTCGATCATGCTGCGGCCGGGCCGCTCGTCAAACGCATGCACGATAACAGGATGACGGTCATTGCGTTCGATGTCGGCGCACCCGGTGCGGACGGCACCGTTACGACGAATAACGTCAAAGCGGGCGAATTGTCGTGCCAGTATATTGTCGATCGCCTGAAGGGGAAGGGAGACGTCGTCATCGTCAATGGACCGCCGGTGACGGCCCTGATCGACCGCGTCACCGGATGCATGGGCGTTTTTGCAAAGGCCCCGGGCATCCATGTCCTGTCGTCGAATCAGGACGGTCACGGTTCGCGTGAAGGCGGTCTGGCGGTGGCGCAAAGCACCTTCGTGCGTTTTCCGAAAATCGATGCGATTTTTGCGGTGAACGACCCTACGGCTGTGGGCGTGGAACTTGCGGCAAGGCAGGCCGGACGGAAGGATTTTTTCATCACGGCGGTCGATGGGTCGCCGGAGGTTGAGCAGTCCCTGCGCCAGGGCGGTGGACTGATCGCGGCCACGGCTTCGCAGGACCCGTTCAGGATCGCGACGACCGCAACGCAACTCGGCATCGATATCCGTGCAGGTCGCGCCAAGACCGGTACGGTGCAACTGCTGGATCCCCACCTCATCACGGCGGACAATATTGCTTCGTACCGAGGGTGGAACGCTTCCAGATCGTAACTTACTTCATTGAATAAACAGAGGATAATCGTCATGGCCACACCACGTTGCACGCTGACAGCCACCCTGCATGCCAGGCCCGAAAAACGGGAGGAGCTGCAAGCACTTCTGGAGACGTTCATCGACAAGTCCAGAAGCGAGCCAGGTTGTCTGGAATATCATCTGCAAGTCAGCAGCGATGACCCCCTGGTCTTCATGTTTTACGAGAACTGGGTCGAACGCGGCGATCTCGATCGGCACATGGCGCTCGACTACCAGCAGGCCTGGTTCAAGCGGCAGCCTGAACTACTGGCCAAGCCGGCCGAGATGAGGTTTTTCGACATGGTCAGCCAATACGATCGGTAATTATTTTCGCGCTTTTTCAGAAGAGAATTTCGACAATGGAATATCGCACACTGGGGCGTTCCGGTCTCAAGGTTTCGGTGTTGACGCTCGGAACGATGACGTTCGGCGGGAGCGGCGCGTTTGCAAAAGTAGGCGCGATCGGTCTGGACGTCGCGCGCAGGCAGATCGACTTATGCATCGATGCGGGGGTCAATCTTTTCGACACGGCCGATATTTATTCGGACGGTCTTTCCGAGGAAATTCTGGGACAGGCGCTGGGTGACAAGCGCAAGAACGTTCTTGTGACGACCAAGGCCCGTTTCCCGACCGGTGACGGGCCGAACGATC is a genomic window containing:
- a CDS encoding putative quinol monooxygenase, whose amino-acid sequence is MATPRCTLTATLHARPEKREELQALLETFIDKSRSEPGCLEYHLQVSSDDPLVFMFYENWVERGDLDRHMALDYQQAWFKRQPELLAKPAEMRFFDMVSQYDR
- a CDS encoding DeoR/GlpR family DNA-binding transcription regulator — encoded protein: MTEAERHQQIVSMLETRPFATVRELIDALSVSPATVRRDIEKLHDAGEARKVFGGVASISHAARAHALPFEQSSDLAVDAKRAIAARAEMLCRDGDMIMIGGGSTCHQLGLRLAARPLSIYTNSMPLAAALGTYGACQITLAGGTLHREPGILHDAHIPAPDFFASRLFLGAQGVGAEGVMESHPLLPKATRPMLERADDVIVLADSRKLSVRARFVNCPIERISTLITDDAVAEEDVRILEDAGVEVLIASASGEKT
- a CDS encoding FGGY-family carbohydrate kinase, with the translated sequence MPDPWHAVALGIDIGTSGVRVAAIDRNGNPVGMAGRRFVDALAATDPATWWQLVGEAIAALRKTISLHDIASIGVDGTSGTMLAVDANGQPLGAPSMYRDVVHDPALHTRLDEIAPPESAARGASSPLGRAIVLARGADVATILHQADWIAGRLRGVFDATDANNALKTGGDPDRLCWPDWIERLGLDRRLLPRIHAPGAPLGFVGDDGVALGLPRTARVHAGTTDGCASFLATGADQPGDAVTALGSTLVVKLLSAVRVDAPQYGIYSHRIDDHYLVGGASNTGGEVLLGLFGADRLAALSAALHPDRPSGLDYYPLLHPGERFPISDPALPPRLEPRPTDDALFFQGVLEGIATIEAAGYARLGDLGATPLRSLRSVGGGATNHAWTAIRQQRLNVPFLPSRSADACVGVAGLALRQADRTIETRAHDPVAANGSTR
- a CDS encoding class II aldolase/adducin family protein; translated protein: MSILPFTEAHDIARETEPDQLAALMSLSARLGANPLRTQGAGGNTSIKDGDSMWIKASGTWLAQAQDRSIMIRVALPPLIAAYHRREPEAETAKAFILSQPDGLPSGVTLRPSIETAVHAVIPYRVVVHIHCVETIAHAVRKDARERLKALLDPLAGVAWAFVAYHRPGVPLARAIETAQSAVPDANVHILANHGLIVSGDTVAEVETRLNMVCAALAITPRPAPQADLARLEELAAASGYRLPSDPHAHATGTDPKTQAVAQGAPMYPDQVIFLGDRIGVLQAGQSLDAQAADAPMLVIVPGCGVLVRGAASDAGTDVMARCLADVARRLDISDPLRRLTADEIYALTHWEAETYRQSLHKAATHA
- a CDS encoding TIGR01459 family HAD-type hydrolase, encoding MTVTDISGLAGIAHRYDSFFLDQYGVLHNGKVLYPSVVETLTKLKAAGRQIVLLSNSGQSGAFNARRLAAIGVPETLYDLFITSGDTALALAQEKRFAAAPGTHCFIIDSGSGHPGFCDALGLLPEADPARAELLLIAGSRGGTMTEADYAAILAPLAERAVNAVCTNPDKHMLTAGGTAFGAGRIAEIYQDLGGKVLWIGKPYPAMYDYAARRADVRPDRVLCVGDSIEHDIAGARNFGADSALVRTGILDTITDGERAGLYERYGVRPDFVLPGLIW
- a CDS encoding ABC transporter substrate-binding protein, producing the protein MRQKSKLPPLFRRKLRKRFVLGALTATMGLAGLAHAADDSSVHKIGITVGSMGNPFFLATIRGITQQASSQAPNASVQSVSADYDIGKQASQVDSFIAAGVDLVMFNAVDHAAAGPLVKRMHDNRMTVIAFDVGAPGADGTVTTNNVKAGELSCQYIVDRLKGKGDVVIVNGPPVTALIDRVTGCMGVFAKAPGIHVLSSNQDGHGSREGGLAVAQSTFVRFPKIDAIFAVNDPTAVGVELAARQAGRKDFFITAVDGSPEVEQSLRQGGGLIAATASQDPFRIATTATQLGIDIRAGRAKTGTVQLLDPHLITADNIASYRGWNASRS
- a CDS encoding acetate and sugar kinases/Hsc70/actin family protein gives rise to the protein MTRAVAAEEGSPANIRRNLAVFDFGKTNAKMLVFNADGAILRERRTHATWPVDDGLRVLDDVALLRWMQEMLVEAVIAFDICGVMITTHGCTFAMLGETELAVPILDYEEPVPADIEAAFDAIRPPFSETATPAMDRGFAFGKHIVWREMRDPGLAARTRDIVAYPQFWVWRLCGARVSEISSLGCHTHLWSPARNDFSSLVDRRGWRGKMPPFQPAGAIVGQMAIPIDGQAPATINVHNGVHDSNAALYHYRQIVRGRMTLVSTGTWVIVMNPVCPLTALQPERDMLANVSVGRDPVPTARFMGGREFDIIRADHPVTIEPADIAAVIGAQIYAVPSFASGGPFPHQEGAFVDAAGQPCAVPDALRTALAAVYVAAMIDFSLDLLQSTDAVVLDGGLAKVSVIPALLAALRPQQDILLGANTEGTACGAAALAYATYGVMPFQQEKPARVPPFDPAGWRDYVQRWRSLSQVHQPNDNHAAAHPAPVGDSHDASKIKTAPVIPA